One window of Robiginitalea biformata HTCC2501 genomic DNA carries:
- a CDS encoding acyl-CoA thioesterase: MKPKTPSDSRTVMTDLVLPSETNPLNNLFGGELLARMDRAASIAARRHSRRITVTASVNHVAFNRSIPLGSVVTVEAAISRTFRTSMEVFIDVWIEDRFSGERDKANEAIYTFVAVDDTGIPTEVPPLEPETELEKQRYEAALRRKQLSLVLAGKMKPADATELKALFLES, translated from the coding sequence ATGAAACCAAAAACTCCCAGCGATTCACGGACCGTGATGACGGATCTGGTGCTGCCCAGCGAGACCAACCCGCTCAACAACCTCTTCGGGGGCGAATTGCTCGCCCGGATGGATCGGGCTGCGAGCATTGCCGCCAGGCGGCACAGCCGGCGGATCACCGTAACGGCCTCGGTGAACCACGTGGCCTTCAACCGCTCCATCCCCCTGGGGAGCGTGGTAACGGTGGAAGCGGCGATTTCCCGTACCTTCCGCACGTCCATGGAAGTTTTTATCGATGTGTGGATTGAAGATCGGTTCAGCGGGGAACGGGATAAGGCGAACGAAGCGATTTACACCTTTGTCGCGGTAGACGACACGGGCATCCCCACGGAAGTTCCGCCCCTGGAACCCGAGACCGAACTGGAAAAGCAACGGTACGAGGCAGCCCTCCGGCGGAAACAACTCAGCCTGGTCCTCGCGGGCAAGATGAAACCCGCGGATGCCACCGAACTCAAGGCGTTGTTTCTGGAATCTTAA
- the dprA gene encoding DNA-processing protein DprA, which produces MIEKELIALIRLQLIPGLGPIGARNLIAICGSPSAVFSQTKMLAGNGLRHNLLSSLEEEAYLRRAQAELRFAEKRGARCLGCLDPDYPAGLRECADSPLVLYTRGRINFGRHPLVSVVGTRSMTGYGRETCEAFIAGIAPANPIIISGFAYGIDICAQSTAMRYGLQTIAVMAHGLDSLYPASHRKYRDALVANGGFLTEFPSGTPAEPGHFLRRNRVIAGMSPATVVVESGERGGSLVTADLAFGYDREVFAFPGRVSDPQSAGCNALIRTQKAQLLTNAREFLLAMDWEEAQSPETKGSGGLVDAGSLSKTRNPVETGNFRETKNPAETGNPGVKGGLPNPNRAVNPVPGDLDPTENTLARCLAESGCMHLDEVAVRCQLGVSEAVSGLFNLEMRGLVRSLPGKLFRWGA; this is translated from the coding sequence ATGATTGAAAAAGAGCTAATTGCACTGATCCGTTTACAGCTTATTCCGGGATTGGGCCCCATTGGAGCCCGAAATCTGATTGCCATATGCGGCAGTCCCTCCGCGGTTTTCTCCCAGACGAAAATGCTGGCTGGCAACGGCTTACGGCACAACCTGCTGAGCAGCCTGGAGGAGGAAGCCTACCTGCGGAGGGCGCAGGCGGAGCTACGATTTGCGGAAAAGCGGGGTGCCCGCTGCCTGGGCTGCCTGGATCCGGATTACCCGGCCGGGTTGCGGGAATGTGCGGACAGCCCGCTGGTGCTCTACACCCGCGGCAGGATCAATTTCGGGAGGCACCCCCTGGTTTCCGTAGTCGGAACCCGGAGTATGACCGGATACGGTAGGGAAACCTGTGAGGCCTTTATTGCCGGTATTGCCCCGGCCAACCCCATAATTATCAGTGGTTTTGCTTATGGCATTGACATATGTGCGCAAAGTACCGCCATGCGCTACGGTTTACAGACCATCGCTGTAATGGCCCATGGCCTGGACAGCCTCTACCCGGCATCCCACCGAAAGTACCGGGATGCCCTTGTTGCAAACGGGGGCTTTTTGACCGAATTTCCCAGCGGCACCCCCGCTGAGCCCGGCCATTTCCTCCGGCGGAACCGCGTGATTGCCGGAATGAGCCCGGCTACCGTCGTGGTGGAATCCGGCGAACGGGGCGGGAGCCTGGTAACCGCAGACCTGGCCTTTGGTTACGACCGGGAGGTATTTGCCTTCCCCGGGAGGGTGTCCGACCCGCAAAGTGCCGGGTGCAACGCCCTGATTCGTACCCAGAAGGCGCAATTGCTCACCAATGCGCGGGAATTCCTGCTAGCCATGGATTGGGAAGAAGCACAATCCCCGGAAACAAAGGGAAGCGGGGGGCTTGTGGACGCCGGATCCCTCAGCAAAACGAGAAACCCTGTGGAAACCGGAAATTTCAGGGAAACGAAAAATCCTGCGGAAACCGGAAATCCCGGAGTGAAAGGGGGGCTTCCCAACCCAAATCGGGCTGTGAACCCCGTACCGGGCGACCTGGATCCTACGGAAAATACCCTGGCCCGTTGCCTGGCGGAATCCGGGTGCATGCACCTGGACGAAGTGGCTGTTCGGTGCCAACTTGGGGTGTCCGAAGCGGTTTCGGGCCTTTTCAACCTCGAAATGCGCGGGTTGGTGCGCTCTTTGCCCGGAAAATTGTTTCGGTGGGGGGCGTAA
- a CDS encoding HU domain-containing protein, translated as MDTARHIESLLYRYQCVVVPGFGAFLTQIKSAYLQKDSNTFHPPSKVLSFNAQLRTNDGLLVSHVAQAEKISYEEALEWVEQEAQSWLEALRREKKFTLEALGTFRLNSENKVFFQPADTNNYLTTSFGLSSLIATPVTREALKEEVAELEERIPFSFTPESRDSAGIRPFLKYAAIVLLAITAGISGYGFYRNQNASGDLVRAAAREEVSRHIQEATFFGSQPLELPSITLDVVTESPKASHHIIAGAFRVRGNADKKISQLRNRGFEARYHGVNAFGLHQVSCGSFSDPQRALEALRRIKREVSADAWLLSEK; from the coding sequence ATGGACACCGCCAGACATATCGAATCGCTGCTCTACCGCTACCAATGCGTGGTAGTGCCCGGATTCGGGGCGTTCCTGACGCAAATTAAATCTGCCTACCTGCAAAAAGACAGCAATACCTTCCACCCGCCTTCCAAGGTATTGTCCTTCAATGCCCAATTGCGCACCAATGACGGCCTGTTGGTATCCCACGTGGCGCAGGCCGAAAAAATATCCTACGAAGAAGCCCTGGAATGGGTGGAACAGGAGGCGCAATCCTGGCTGGAAGCACTCCGCCGGGAAAAGAAATTTACCCTGGAAGCACTGGGGACGTTCCGGCTGAACAGCGAGAATAAGGTCTTTTTCCAGCCGGCTGACACGAACAATTACCTGACCACTTCCTTTGGGCTGAGCTCCCTGATTGCCACGCCGGTAACCCGGGAAGCCCTGAAGGAGGAGGTTGCGGAACTGGAAGAGCGGATCCCCTTTTCCTTTACCCCGGAGTCGCGCGATTCGGCCGGCATCCGGCCGTTCCTGAAATACGCAGCCATTGTCCTGCTCGCCATTACGGCCGGTATTTCCGGCTACGGTTTCTACAGAAACCAAAATGCTTCCGGCGACCTGGTGCGCGCCGCCGCCCGGGAGGAGGTCTCCCGCCACATCCAGGAAGCCACTTTCTTCGGGTCCCAGCCCCTGGAGCTCCCTTCCATTACCCTGGACGTGGTAACCGAATCCCCAAAGGCTTCCCACCATATCATTGCGGGGGCCTTCCGCGTACGGGGGAATGCGGACAAAAAAATCAGCCAGTTGCGCAACCGCGGCTTTGAGGCCCGATACCACGGGGTGAATGCCTTTGGCCTCCACCAGGTATCCTGCGGCTCCTTCAGCGACCCGCAGCGCGCCCTGGAAGCGCTCCGCCGGATTAAGCGGGAAGTCTCGGCCGATGCCTGGCTACTCTCCGAAAAATAG
- a CDS encoding aldo/keto reductase — translation MSTITDIQGTFELNNGVQMPYLGLGVYQAEEGGEVERAVQWALEAGYRHIDTARAYGNEAGVGKALRESGVDREEVFVTSKVWNSDQGYESTLKAFDSTMDDLGLDYLDLYLVHWPVEGKYKDTWRALEHLYDTGRVRAIGVSNFLQHHLEDLLADAEVIPAVDQLEFHPYLVQQPLQDYCQAKKIQYEAWSPLMQGEIFKLPEMEAMADSYGKSIAQVVLRWDLQKGVVTIPKSSKKERIRANADLFDFELSEEDVAKLDAMDRGHRFGPDPDNFDF, via the coding sequence ATGAGTACAATTACAGACATACAAGGAACATTTGAACTGAATAACGGGGTGCAGATGCCCTACCTCGGGCTGGGGGTTTACCAGGCTGAAGAAGGCGGGGAGGTGGAACGGGCCGTGCAATGGGCCCTGGAAGCCGGCTACCGGCATATCGATACGGCGCGGGCCTATGGTAACGAGGCCGGGGTTGGGAAAGCCCTCCGGGAGAGCGGCGTGGACCGGGAAGAGGTGTTTGTCACCAGCAAGGTCTGGAATTCCGACCAGGGCTATGAGAGCACCCTGAAGGCTTTTGACAGCACCATGGACGACCTGGGCCTCGATTACCTGGACCTGTACCTGGTCCACTGGCCGGTGGAGGGGAAATACAAGGATACCTGGCGGGCACTCGAACACCTCTACGATACGGGCCGGGTACGGGCCATCGGCGTCAGCAATTTCCTGCAACACCACCTGGAGGACCTGCTGGCCGATGCCGAAGTAATCCCGGCGGTAGACCAGCTCGAATTCCACCCCTACCTGGTACAACAGCCTTTACAGGATTATTGCCAGGCCAAAAAGATACAATATGAGGCCTGGTCCCCGCTCATGCAGGGGGAGATCTTTAAATTGCCCGAAATGGAGGCCATGGCGGACTCCTATGGAAAGAGTATCGCCCAGGTGGTATTGCGGTGGGACTTGCAGAAAGGCGTGGTGACCATCCCGAAATCCTCTAAGAAGGAGCGGATCCGGGCCAATGCAGACCTGTTCGATTTTGAATTATCCGAAGAGGACGTCGCGAAACTCGACGCCATGGACCGCGGGCACCGCTTTGGCCCGGACCCGGACAACTTCGACTTTTAG
- the trpS gene encoding tryptophan--tRNA ligase, whose protein sequence is MPRILTGIQSTGTPHLGNILGAIRPAIEMAGRPENDSFLFIANMHSLTQIKDGDTLRGNTLATAATWLAFGLDIEKTVFYRQSDVPQVTELAWYLSCFFPYQRLTLAHSFKDKADRLEDVNAGLFTYPMLMAADILLYDADLVPVGKDQLQHLEMTRDVASRFHAQLGETFVMPEARLHENTMYIPGTDGQKMSKSRGNLIDIFQPDKALRKQIMGIVTDSTPLEEPKDPDSDTVFALYKILATPEQTEEMRANYEGGNYGYGHAKQALYECIREVFGEARERFEYYKQHPGEVEEALEKGAQKAAKVADGVLQRVREKLGY, encoded by the coding sequence CCTCGGGAATATTTTAGGAGCCATCCGGCCGGCCATCGAAATGGCGGGACGTCCTGAAAACGACTCCTTCCTGTTTATCGCAAACATGCATTCCCTGACCCAGATCAAAGATGGGGACACCCTGCGGGGCAACACCCTTGCCACGGCTGCAACCTGGCTCGCGTTTGGCCTGGACATCGAGAAAACGGTATTCTATCGCCAAAGCGACGTCCCCCAGGTTACGGAACTCGCCTGGTACCTGAGCTGCTTTTTCCCCTACCAGCGCCTGACCCTGGCCCACTCCTTCAAGGACAAGGCCGACAGGCTGGAGGATGTAAACGCGGGGCTTTTTACTTACCCGATGCTTATGGCGGCGGACATCCTGCTCTACGACGCCGACCTGGTGCCCGTAGGCAAGGACCAGTTGCAGCATTTGGAGATGACCCGGGACGTGGCGTCCCGTTTCCACGCCCAACTGGGGGAAACCTTTGTGATGCCCGAGGCCCGGCTGCACGAAAATACCATGTACATTCCGGGGACGGATGGGCAGAAAATGAGCAAGAGCAGGGGCAACCTGATCGATATTTTCCAGCCGGACAAGGCCCTGCGCAAGCAGATTATGGGCATCGTCACGGACAGCACTCCCCTGGAGGAGCCCAAAGACCCGGATTCCGATACGGTTTTTGCCCTCTATAAAATCCTTGCTACCCCAGAACAGACAGAGGAGATGCGCGCCAACTACGAGGGAGGCAATTACGGGTACGGCCATGCCAAGCAGGCCCTGTATGAGTGTATCCGGGAGGTCTTCGGGGAGGCCCGCGAACGTTTTGAATACTACAAACAACATCCCGGGGAAGTCGAGGAAGCGCTCGAAAAAGGCGCCCAAAAGGCCGCTAAGGTGGCCGATGGCGTGCTGCAGCGCGTCCGGGAAAAGCTCGGGTATTAA